In one Paenibacillus sp. JQZ6Y-1 genomic region, the following are encoded:
- a CDS encoding iron-dependent peroxidase, with protein MNYIWDLLIRAQDKGIPESSITFVPAQSYSPYMELSLNELNATEIEQRVELNPYYRFETLFKHWFHPDLQEDEEMRLILFDMIMHFLAHIDRYEGMTRREYEIRFILHDLEQGVFGAEAAQYMHMLNRDEQEQLGEQLLRLYEMGEPIALLRQLLRRWFPRSLIYVNRDERQELLVYIGQPDHEGNRARVNLLLLLFVPILFEVRMYWSHHFGLVGTDETMKIDGIALY; from the coding sequence ATGAATTATATTTGGGATTTGCTCATACGCGCGCAGGACAAGGGCATACCTGAATCGTCCATCACCTTTGTACCGGCGCAAAGCTACTCGCCGTATATGGAGCTAAGCTTGAATGAGTTGAATGCGACCGAGATTGAGCAGCGTGTAGAGCTGAATCCGTATTATCGGTTTGAAACCTTGTTCAAGCATTGGTTTCATCCTGATCTGCAAGAGGATGAGGAAATGCGGCTCATACTCTTCGATATGATCATGCACTTTCTCGCACATATTGATCGGTATGAGGGGATGACGAGACGCGAGTATGAAATTCGCTTTATCCTGCATGATCTGGAACAGGGTGTATTCGGCGCTGAAGCAGCGCAATATATGCATATGTTGAATCGGGATGAACAGGAGCAGCTGGGCGAGCAATTGCTACGGCTGTATGAAATGGGAGAGCCGATTGCCTTACTGCGACAGCTGTTGCGACGCTGGTTCCCGCGCTCACTCATATATGTGAATCGGGATGAGCGTCAAGAACTGCTAGTGTATATCGGTCAACCGGATCATGAGGGCAATCGCGCCAGAGTGAATCTGCTGCTGTTGCTGTTTGTACCGATTTTGTTTGAGGTACGCATGTACTGGAGCCATCATTTCGGGTTAGTCGGCACGGATGAGACGATGAAGATCGATGGCATTGCCCTCTATTGA
- a CDS encoding FHA domain-containing protein: protein MSLTRCPNGHMFSTRRHGSTCPYCNTVVAMETGTGGPRPAIRIHEEEEKTMPYLGETVGIHPVTGWLVCIEGPQLGQDYRIMAEKNFIGRAEEMHIRIIGDNAISRRNHAVIVYDPKKRNFYLLPGDASGLAYHNNEAVYSPVELNPYDVLQLGHSKFIFIPLCGAHFEWENNALVAE from the coding sequence ATGAGTTTAACAAGATGCCCCAATGGACATATGTTCAGCACAAGAAGACATGGTAGCACTTGCCCGTATTGCAACACAGTAGTCGCTATGGAGACAGGCACCGGCGGACCGCGTCCAGCTATCCGCATTCATGAAGAAGAAGAGAAAACGATGCCTTATCTTGGTGAAACGGTGGGCATTCATCCGGTTACCGGTTGGTTGGTCTGCATCGAAGGTCCACAGCTCGGTCAGGATTACCGAATTATGGCGGAGAAAAACTTCATCGGTCGTGCGGAAGAGATGCACATTCGCATTATCGGCGATAACGCCATTTCCCGTCGCAATCATGCGGTCATTGTATACGATCCGAAAAAGCGCAATTTCTATCTACTGCCCGGGGATGCTTCCGGTCTTGCCTATCATAACAATGAAGCGGTGTATTCGCCGGTAGAGCTGAATCCCTATGATGTATTGCAGCTAGGTCACAGCAAATTTATCTTTATTCCGCTGTGCGGTGCCCATTTTGAATGGGAAAATAACGCTCTTGTTGCTGAATAG
- a CDS encoding membrane-associated protease 1, producing the protein MGFTLKVEGAETIELGLDNIQTVVYDTDTPDDSNARSTDVGSTLRITGKIITATDGDKADDTMKLATWSLVPAEKADCYRKVTLEVISADQVVRKIYFPNAFVVDYNERFGDVEGVGQFSLFIKQKKDKTELAKIEGGYSS; encoded by the coding sequence ATGGGTTTCACACTCAAAGTAGAAGGCGCAGAAACAATCGAGCTGGGTCTGGACAACATTCAAACGGTTGTATACGACACGGATACACCGGATGATTCCAACGCACGCTCCACGGATGTCGGCTCCACACTGCGGATTACCGGCAAAATCATCACCGCTACCGATGGTGACAAAGCGGATGACACAATGAAGCTTGCAACATGGTCGCTCGTTCCTGCTGAAAAAGCAGACTGCTACCGCAAAGTGACGCTGGAAGTGATTTCCGCTGATCAAGTGGTACGCAAAATCTATTTCCCGAATGCGTTTGTCGTGGATTACAACGAGCGCTTTGGCGATGTAGAAGGCGTTGGTCAATTCAGTCTGTTTATCAAGCAAAAGAAAGACAAAACCGAGCTTGCCAAAATCGAGGGCGGTTATTCCAGTTAA
- a CDS encoding DNA and RNA helicase has protein sequence MFTYIQPRFEKGRVLKTEMLEQVRDYPRVLANIQYDEYSDGIINGANVTVDPAELIVAPGLVKFRDHLYMLEQPQRLFYKATEQEQILRIRFEDHGSNSDFDRLAGVLVLGEQPPTPDELELGRFKLKQGAILRSDYVDFADMVTEFNTWNPVSARYAGIGQDTLRPEILHRFARELLQTGTQDAADYAFAFMVLNAQRIERTVVEHYIAARNQTEPGSGSNMRLHRQLTVILQDAARGKRSSSRWNGRSPGGRMIVD, from the coding sequence GTGTTTACGTATATACAACCTCGTTTTGAAAAAGGACGCGTGCTGAAAACGGAAATGCTGGAGCAGGTGCGCGATTATCCGCGTGTACTAGCAAATATTCAGTACGACGAATATAGCGACGGCATTATCAACGGTGCGAATGTGACTGTCGATCCGGCAGAGCTGATTGTAGCACCGGGGCTGGTTAAATTTCGTGATCACCTGTATATGCTAGAGCAGCCACAGCGGCTATTTTACAAGGCGACAGAACAGGAGCAAATTTTGCGCATTCGGTTTGAAGATCATGGATCGAATAGTGATTTTGATCGGTTGGCGGGAGTGCTGGTGCTGGGAGAGCAGCCGCCTACGCCGGATGAACTGGAGCTAGGACGATTTAAATTGAAGCAGGGCGCGATTCTGCGATCGGATTATGTGGATTTTGCTGATATGGTGACAGAGTTTAACACATGGAATCCCGTCTCTGCGCGTTATGCGGGTATTGGTCAAGATACACTGCGACCAGAGATATTGCACCGTTTTGCCCGTGAGCTGTTACAGACAGGCACACAGGATGCAGCGGATTACGCATTTGCTTTTATGGTATTAAATGCGCAGCGAATTGAGCGCACCGTGGTCGAACATTATATCGCCGCTCGCAATCAGACCGAACCCGGCAGTGGCAGCAATATGAGGCTGCACCGCCAGTTGACTGTTATTTTGCAGGATGCTGCCCGTGGTAAACGAAGCTCGTCTCGCTGGAATGGTCGCAGCCCCGGTGGACGGATGATCGTGGATTAA
- a CDS encoding PP2C family protein-serine/threonine phosphatase → MSAMVTPYIVFVCACAILGGLLVLRHRLVLQTAGMPLHVSTAGLPMEGVQLGNGQTIGTRPEQDDYFASQTTSVGTLAVLADGISGLDHGRMASTLAVTTFMQDYEQVKEYRQIPDYMEEAAFASNREIVQQLKGNHGGTTLAAVVITGRHLYWGAVGDSIITVFRNSSFIPVNSMHTFGAAVLQQKVLSGEMTRQQADSSPQRKQLVNYLGYEGFDHMEICDTPFVLRPGDKVLLCSDGIYDALTEVELEAILKAEQTPQDAADRIIESIQQKQLKHQDNATVIIMEHGLSGR, encoded by the coding sequence ATGAGTGCAATGGTAACGCCCTATATTGTATTTGTCTGTGCCTGTGCCATTCTGGGTGGACTGCTCGTGCTGCGGCATCGGCTGGTGCTGCAAACGGCAGGCATGCCGCTGCATGTCAGCACTGCTGGTTTGCCGATGGAAGGTGTACAGCTTGGTAATGGACAGACGATTGGTACGCGCCCGGAGCAGGATGATTATTTTGCCAGTCAAACGACTTCGGTAGGTACGCTGGCAGTTCTGGCAGACGGCATTAGCGGTTTGGATCATGGTCGGATGGCGAGTACGCTGGCAGTTACGACCTTTATGCAGGATTATGAGCAGGTGAAGGAGTATCGTCAGATTCCAGATTATATGGAGGAAGCGGCGTTTGCCAGCAATCGTGAGATTGTGCAGCAGCTTAAGGGCAATCACGGTGGCACTACGCTGGCAGCGGTGGTAATTACGGGGCGTCATCTGTATTGGGGCGCGGTCGGGGATAGCATCATTACCGTGTTCCGTAATAGCAGCTTTATTCCAGTAAATTCGATGCATACATTCGGCGCAGCCGTATTGCAGCAAAAGGTATTGTCCGGCGAAATGACACGTCAGCAGGCGGATAGCAGCCCACAGCGTAAGCAGCTGGTCAATTATCTGGGGTATGAAGGGTTTGACCATATGGAAATTTGTGATACGCCGTTTGTACTGCGTCCGGGGGACAAAGTGCTGCTATGCAGCGACGGCATTTACGATGCGCTGACAGAGGTGGAGCTGGAAGCCATTTTGAAGGCAGAACAGACACCGCAGGATGCGGCAGATCGGATCATCGAGAGTATTCAACAAAAACAGCTGAAGCACCAGGATAATGCGACAGTGATCATTATGGAGCATGGCCTGAGCGGGAGGTAG
- a CDS encoding FHA domain-containing protein, whose amino-acid sequence MKSERTAALWSVDIGIAALSLAMLVYVFMTPSIVLRILAVLMVLIALGWFVYDRWVKGRHEVAIYEEIREIILVDEFGERIKGWDIIGETSMLIGKNTRHNRVDIDLSGSDYASLVSSQHAVLNCVNGLWYVEDADSSNGTGIRPATENKSNKIEIGRPYPIGPGDVLYIANTRLLVN is encoded by the coding sequence ATGAAATCCGAGAGAACCGCAGCATTATGGAGTGTCGATATCGGAATTGCCGCTCTGTCGCTGGCAATGCTGGTGTATGTGTTTATGACACCTTCGATTGTACTCCGAATACTGGCTGTACTAATGGTGCTGATTGCCCTAGGCTGGTTTGTTTATGATCGGTGGGTGAAGGGCAGACATGAGGTCGCCATTTATGAGGAAATTCGCGAAATTATTCTCGTTGACGAATTTGGTGAACGCATCAAAGGCTGGGATATTATTGGCGAAACCAGCATGCTAATCGGCAAAAATACGCGCCATAATCGGGTCGATATTGATCTGTCCGGCAGCGATTATGCCTCTCTCGTTAGCAGCCAGCATGCCGTGCTGAATTGTGTGAACGGTCTCTGGTATGTGGAAGATGCTGATTCCAGTAATGGCACAGGCATTCGTCCAGCAACCGAGAACAAATCCAACAAAATCGAAATTGGACGTCCTTATCCGATTGGACCCGGGGATGTTTTATATATTGCCAACACGAGATTGCTCGTAAATTGA
- a CDS encoding J domain-containing protein, with amino-acid sequence MKNWYQVLEVPQQASPQQIKQAYRKLAKQYHPDRNQGSAQAEQMFKQIQQAYETLSDEQRRSQYDQTLTGNTSEPHSSSAQNHAAKRSTATASPDFDPRNVQAQFERFFGFNANGQKKAEPDNKTSKNPLDTSHIFDRYFGPRK; translated from the coding sequence ATGAAAAACTGGTATCAAGTACTGGAAGTGCCACAGCAAGCCAGTCCACAACAAATCAAGCAAGCGTATCGCAAGCTCGCCAAGCAGTATCATCCTGATCGCAATCAGGGGAGCGCACAGGCAGAGCAGATGTTCAAGCAGATTCAGCAGGCTTACGAAACGCTAAGCGATGAACAACGTCGCAGCCAGTATGATCAGACATTAACAGGCAATACATCGGAACCGCATTCCTCTTCGGCACAGAACCATGCAGCCAAGCGATCTACGGCGACGGCAAGCCCTGACTTCGATCCGCGCAATGTACAGGCGCAGTTTGAACGTTTTTTTGGCTTTAATGCCAATGGACAGAAAAAGGCAGAACCCGATAACAAAACAAGTAAAAATCCGCTGGACACATCACACATCTTTGACCGGTATTTTGGACCGCGAAAGTGA
- a CDS encoding serine/threonine protein phosphatase: MRRENSDVKTAFVSEAGSLLDNRDYFAYTELDDRACYVIADGLDEDEQQRSAEMAAKIILENFMEKPSLSRWRIRRWLKEAHETLKFESRRMRLKASLLVIVTDYTKYVCASSGNARLLHLRNGRLLVKSHDQSLAQLMADRGKLAPDKVYHHEESSNLMEYIGKPEQFGMSFIRKTRMMDGDVLLLSTAGLWKGLDQTEIADALSESQDPQTFADTLEDVLLSKQAYHYDNYTAAALYINKVYQDDPKKKMRIIRRILIAALVFFVLGGGVWWATYRSMERKAEAAANLVEYQQTGDQYTQQGDYDKALKSYSEARNSAVKIRDRLHKVTLGDKMKIAQSIVDGDGYLKQKEYDQAITSYKAARQQAENYPIFSEAAIQKRLDQTEAFANVNQTVQQADLKFQSGEYSAAKKLYEQANKEATQVAYTDAQKDVTAKLTDTQSKLDEIQQQTQELRAEKQEKRGDKALDAGNYELAVTAYGDAQGIYQDIDKLEKVLSVERKISKAEEQQDKRAEAAIAAQNQAAQQNAALNNTKPATGTSTTETTGTLNGTGPTATSNGATKPATESTGITDSGIANGS, translated from the coding sequence ATGAGAAGAGAAAACAGTGATGTAAAGACAGCTTTCGTCTCGGAGGCAGGCTCTTTGCTCGATAATCGGGATTATTTTGCCTATACTGAGCTGGATGATCGCGCTTGTTACGTGATCGCTGACGGACTGGATGAGGATGAGCAGCAGCGTAGCGCCGAGATGGCAGCCAAGATCATTTTGGAAAACTTTATGGAAAAGCCAAGCCTATCGCGCTGGCGTATTCGCCGTTGGCTCAAGGAAGCGCACGAAACGCTCAAATTTGAAAGTCGTCGTATGCGTTTGAAAGCGAGTCTGCTCGTGATCGTGACTGACTATACCAAGTATGTTTGCGCATCCAGCGGCAATGCACGACTGCTGCATCTGCGTAATGGAAGACTGCTTGTGAAAAGTCATGATCAGAGTCTGGCACAGCTGATGGCAGATCGTGGCAAGCTGGCACCAGATAAGGTGTACCATCACGAGGAAAGCAGCAATCTGATGGAATATATCGGTAAGCCGGAGCAGTTCGGCATGTCCTTTATCCGTAAGACACGTATGATGGACGGCGATGTGCTGCTGCTGAGTACGGCGGGATTGTGGAAGGGGCTGGATCAGACTGAGATTGCCGATGCGCTGTCTGAGTCGCAGGACCCCCAGACATTTGCCGATACGCTGGAGGATGTGCTGCTAAGCAAGCAGGCGTACCACTACGACAATTATACCGCCGCAGCCCTTTACATAAACAAGGTGTATCAGGATGACCCGAAAAAGAAAATGCGCATCATCCGCCGCATCCTCATTGCGGCACTTGTCTTTTTTGTCCTCGGTGGAGGTGTATGGTGGGCGACGTACCGCAGTATGGAGCGCAAAGCCGAAGCTGCCGCTAATCTGGTCGAATATCAGCAAACGGGGGATCAATATACCCAACAAGGCGATTACGACAAAGCACTCAAATCGTATAGTGAAGCACGCAATTCTGCTGTCAAAATTCGCGACCGTCTGCACAAAGTTACCTTAGGTGACAAAATGAAAATTGCTCAATCCATCGTTGATGGGGACGGCTATCTGAAGCAAAAGGAATACGATCAGGCGATTACTAGCTACAAGGCTGCCCGTCAGCAAGCAGAGAATTACCCGATCTTCAGCGAAGCCGCTATCCAAAAGCGACTGGATCAGACCGAAGCCTTTGCCAATGTAAATCAAACTGTGCAGCAGGCTGACCTCAAATTCCAATCCGGCGAATATAGCGCCGCCAAAAAGCTGTACGAACAGGCAAACAAAGAAGCAACGCAAGTGGCATACACCGATGCGCAAAAAGACGTCACCGCCAAACTAACCGACACTCAATCCAAGCTGGACGAAATCCAACAGCAAACCCAAGAATTGCGTGCCGAAAAACAAGAAAAACGCGGTGATAAAGCACTCGACGCAGGCAACTACGAACTTGCTGTTACCGCCTACGGCGACGCACAAGGCATCTACCAAGACATCGATAAACTCGAAAAAGTGCTATCCGTCGAACGCAAAATCAGCAAAGCTGAAGAACAACAAGACAAACGCGCCGAAGCCGCCATCGCTGCTCAAAATCAAGCTGCCCAACAAAACGCAGCCCTAAACAACACCAAGCCCGCAACAGGTACTAGCACCACCGAAACAACCGGAACCCTAAACGGCACAGGTCCCACCGCCACAAGTAACGGAGCCACCAAGCCCGCCACCGAATCCACCGGCATCACCGATAGCGGCATAGCCAACGGTTCCTAA
- a CDS encoding molecular chaperone yields the protein MNKTYSYRLHNHPLERQSSKGQARFTRDELEEMTTFELRNICYKERLVEGIAGTLDREELIRTILKFRGMQHTLRIERHRKGGFERIVSVLGRYLNAQKPDHGSIRVPARIVLYQGIRLGLLDNYMIEAGPGLGENVLLVNDNGELCGILNVKGLEDEPGKYLLTAPSHWEYRMTANQNYSLYFTRRQDSDYLYHAYYSDRPLIPANLHYYRVPVAELEIRIPEPTDTVLAIDFGTSNTTAGAYLGSGYGQAVQQEEYGSRNQDRLFGQNTPYRKRDEINYVVFPNVTDKQEQWLELLPTLSAAADCADADNVQMVYGYDALAYIQRNGHNSRATVFRGMKRWVNDYDRTEELMDAAGNTAYLTRGDILKGYMSYVVETAEQQFKCRFTHLHISSPVKLKTQFLDMFTRMLPEYEIETEDALDEGMSVLYNTIADQIDKGTYVDGEEYQALVIDCGGGTTDLSSCRFSIHEGRISYGLDIHTSYENGDTNFGGNNITYRIMQWMKIVFAEWYSGQQRRIDMDALIDIPGAELFRYVDEYGIHAVYEGMEARYLEAEKIIPTKYRDYEQRSRDEYQRVRGNFYFLWAMADQMKQEFFRKTGILRSRFHDDSEMTMDSDIKITRVDRWFLSVGEPDGRLRNEYRPPDVVFNIREINQLIKADIYEIVRKFLDEFYQDGRLQDFSIIKLTGQSCRIDVFREALKEFVPGRSIEFRQKTKENSQVPDLKLACLRGAIRYLNAKKIGMIKPVLTNETPAIPYSVTAYTHTRQEMTLIRSLERGRTFGNVSRPQHTTEIEFFVWADDGSLRHRYVYKGWAESFRPVVYEEIEDMYGAYIIQDETDSISNGETKFFVFAGEQRWGFHIVPVLRDNEQLYVADRQFFAFENDLSELDFFDGTK from the coding sequence ATGAACAAAACATACTCTTACCGGCTGCACAATCATCCGCTGGAGCGTCAAAGCAGCAAAGGTCAGGCGCGTTTCACCCGAGATGAATTGGAGGAAATGACCACCTTTGAACTGCGGAATATTTGCTACAAGGAGCGACTGGTCGAAGGTATCGCCGGTACGCTGGATCGTGAGGAACTAATCCGTACCATTCTCAAATTCCGTGGTATGCAGCATACCCTGCGGATTGAACGTCATCGCAAAGGCGGATTTGAGCGAATTGTATCGGTGCTTGGACGGTATTTGAATGCGCAAAAGCCGGATCATGGCAGTATTCGTGTACCTGCTCGTATCGTGCTGTATCAAGGGATTCGGTTAGGCTTACTCGACAATTATATGATCGAAGCTGGACCGGGGTTGGGCGAGAATGTGCTACTTGTGAACGATAACGGCGAGCTTTGCGGCATTTTGAATGTGAAAGGGCTGGAAGATGAGCCAGGCAAATATTTGCTGACTGCACCAAGTCATTGGGAATATCGGATGACGGCGAACCAGAATTACAGCTTGTATTTTACGAGACGACAGGATTCGGATTATCTATATCATGCGTATTATAGCGACCGCCCGCTGATTCCAGCGAATCTGCATTATTATCGTGTGCCTGTAGCTGAGCTAGAAATTCGGATTCCTGAGCCAACCGATACCGTGCTGGCTATTGATTTTGGTACATCGAATACGACAGCAGGTGCGTATCTTGGTAGTGGATACGGACAAGCAGTACAGCAGGAGGAATATGGATCACGCAATCAGGATCGGCTGTTCGGTCAGAATACACCATATCGTAAGCGCGACGAGATCAACTATGTGGTCTTTCCCAATGTGACCGACAAGCAGGAGCAGTGGTTGGAGCTACTGCCGACTCTGTCTGCGGCGGCAGATTGTGCAGATGCGGACAATGTGCAGATGGTATATGGCTATGATGCACTCGCTTATATTCAGCGCAATGGGCATAACAGCCGTGCGACCGTATTTCGCGGCATGAAGCGCTGGGTGAACGATTATGATCGCACCGAGGAGCTGATGGACGCGGCAGGCAATACAGCGTATCTAACTCGTGGCGATATTTTGAAAGGATATATGTCGTATGTGGTAGAAACGGCAGAGCAGCAATTCAAATGCCGATTTACCCATCTGCATATTTCCAGCCCAGTCAAACTGAAAACCCAGTTTCTAGATATGTTCACCCGCATGTTGCCAGAGTACGAGATCGAAACCGAGGATGCACTGGATGAAGGTATGTCGGTACTCTATAACACGATTGCCGATCAGATTGATAAAGGAACCTATGTGGACGGCGAGGAATATCAAGCGCTGGTCATTGATTGTGGCGGCGGTACGACTGACCTTAGCTCCTGCCGATTCAGCATTCACGAGGGTCGTATCTCCTATGGTCTGGATATTCACACCAGTTATGAAAATGGCGATACCAATTTTGGCGGCAACAATATTACATATCGGATTATGCAGTGGATGAAGATCGTCTTTGCTGAATGGTATAGCGGTCAACAGCGCCGGATTGATATGGATGCACTGATCGATATTCCGGGTGCAGAACTGTTCCGGTATGTCGATGAATACGGCATTCATGCAGTATATGAGGGCATGGAAGCACGCTATCTGGAAGCGGAAAAGATCATCCCGACCAAGTACCGCGATTATGAGCAGCGTAGTCGAGACGAGTATCAGCGTGTACGCGGTAATTTCTATTTTCTGTGGGCAATGGCGGATCAGATGAAGCAGGAGTTTTTCCGCAAAACCGGCATTTTGCGCAGTCGCTTTCATGATGACAGTGAAATGACGATGGATAGCGATATTAAAATTACGCGCGTCGATCGCTGGTTTTTGTCAGTCGGAGAACCAGATGGACGGCTGCGCAACGAGTATCGTCCGCCAGATGTCGTGTTTAATATTCGTGAGATCAATCAGCTGATCAAGGCGGATATTTATGAGATTGTACGCAAGTTTCTGGATGAATTTTATCAGGATGGACGATTGCAGGACTTCTCGATTATCAAGCTGACAGGACAATCATGCCGGATTGACGTATTCCGCGAAGCCTTGAAAGAATTTGTACCGGGACGCAGCATCGAATTTCGGCAGAAAACAAAAGAAAACAGTCAAGTGCCAGACCTGAAGCTTGCCTGTCTGCGCGGCGCGATTCGCTATCTGAATGCTAAGAAGATCGGTATGATCAAGCCAGTACTGACCAATGAAACACCAGCGATTCCATATTCGGTGACGGCGTATACGCATACTCGTCAGGAGATGACGCTTATTCGTAGTCTGGAGCGCGGTCGTACCTTTGGCAATGTATCGCGTCCACAGCATACGACAGAGATTGAATTTTTCGTGTGGGCGGATGATGGCAGCTTGCGTCACCGATACGTATACAAAGGCTGGGCAGAGAGCTTCCGTCCGGTAGTATACGAGGAAATTGAAGATATGTACGGCGCTTATATCATTCAGGACGAGACGGATAGCATTAGCAATGGAGAAACGAAATTTTTCGTTTTTGCTGGCGAACAGCGCTGGGGCTTCCATATCGTACCGGTGCTGCGGGATAACGAACAGCTCTATGTGGCAGATCGCCAATTCTTTGCTTTTGAAAATGATCTATCAGAGCTGGATTTCTTCGACGGTACGAAGTAG